The Dehalococcoidia bacterium region GATAACCCTGTTCAGCCCTCTTGCCTCGCCGGAGCCGGACGGTCTCGAGCGAGTGGCTGAGGACGAAGAGTTCATCGACAAGGCCAAAGACCCGCCCTACGAGGTAATCGCCGACTACGTGTTCCCCTGGGTAGATAACGAGGACGCGGCAACCATCCTCGCGGGCGCGACCGGCGTGGCAATCGTTGCCGCGATTGTCTTCGCCCTCGGATTCGTCCTCGTGCGGTTTTCGGGACGCGCCGCGCCCTCCCGAGAGACTCCCGCGGGGCGCGACAGCCCGTCGTAGGAGGGTGTTATGTCGATAACCCTTCCGCTGGGGGAGAGATACCTCCCCGGCGGGAGCTTCCTCCACCGCCTCGACGCCCGCACCAAGGTGGCCGGGGCGTTCGCGTTCGTCTTCACCGCGACGCTCATCCCTTTCGGGCGCTGGCCCGCCTTCGCGGCGATGGCGGCGCTCCTCGCGCTCATAACGTTCGCCGCCCGCCTCTCGCCTCTACTCGTCTTGCGACGCTCCGCCCTCGCGCTGCCCTTCCTGCTCGTCGCCCTGCCGCTTCTCTTCCTGAAAGACGGCGACGAATTGTTCTCGATCCCGCTCCTCGCCTGGCGGTTGGAAGTG contains the following coding sequences:
- a CDS encoding PDGLE domain-containing protein; its protein translation is MRQTRNLLLLVAVGLGIALLITLFSPLASPEPDGLERVAEDEEFIDKAKDPPYEVIADYVFPWVDNEDAATILAGATGVAIVAAIVFALGFVLVRFSGRAAPSRETPAGRDSPS